TTATATATAACACCCCGAAGTGCTGGTCAAACCAACACGTTTCAATTGGCAGCTGGATTTATGCTCACATTTTTAATTCCGAAATTATTTTTAGTAGTCATTATGTTTGGCGAAGATGTATTTCGTGTATTTAGAAAAGGTTATTCATGGGTGTCGCCAGGCGTTACGGCAGATTTTGAAAGTCGTCGGATTTTTATTGCCAAAATAGCTTTAGGCTTAGCCGCTATTCCATTTGCTTCTTTTATTTATGGTATTGTTCAAGGACGATATAACTATAAAGTATTGAAATATCATCTCACTTTTAACGATTTACCAGAAGCTTTTGATGGTTTTAAAATCACACAGATTTCTGATATTCATTCCGGAAGTTTTACTAGTAAAGAAAAAATTCAATATGGTGTAGATTTAATCAATCAACAGGAAACGGACCTCATGTTATTTACAGGCGATTTGGTAAATAATATGGCAACAGAGATGGACGATTGGATAGATATGTTTAAAACCTTGGATGCGCCTTATGGTAAATTTTCCGTGTTGGGAAATCATGATTATGGTGATTATGTAGAATGGGATTCAGCTGAAGATAAAGTTAAAAACTTCCAAGCAGTAAAAGATATTCATCCTAAAATTGGATTCGATTTATTATTAGATGAACATCGCTACATAGAAAAAGATGGTCAGCGATTAGCTCTGATAGGTGTTGAAAACTGGGGAAAAGGCTTTAATCAAGCTGGCGATTTACAAAAGGCGTCGGCAAATGTATCCAAAGAGGACTTTAAAATTTTGATGACTCATGATCCATCGCACTGGGAGTATCAAGTAAAAGCAGACGATTTCAATTATCACTTAACCTTAAGTGGCCATACACATGGTCTGCAAATGGGTATTGAAATACCAGGTTGGTTTAAATGGAGTCCCTCGCAATATATTTACAAACAATGGGCTGGATTATACCAGGAGTTTGGGCGTTATATTAATGTGAACCGTGGGTTTGGTTATCACGCGTTTCCGGGACGCGTTGGTATTTGGCCAGAAGTAACCGTAATTGAGCTTAAAAAGGGCGTAAAAAACGCTTAAATTGATGTATTTGGGCATCTAGCTTTATTGATTGTTAGTCAAAATAAAAAAAATTACGTAGGTTTGTTATAGCACATTTGGCTTAAACTGATATTGTATGTCAAAATTTGGGGAACTTATAGATGTTAATATTCCTGTTTTATTAGATTTTTTTACGGAATGGAACGACCAATCAACAGCTATGCATGCAGTATTGCGAGATGTTGCTGCTGCACTTGGTGATAAAGCCAAAGTTATTAAAATTGATGTTGATAAAAATAAGGAATTAGCCGAAGCGCTTCGCGTTAAAGGCTTGCCAACATTAATCATCTACAAAAATGGTGAAATGAAATGGCGCCATAGTGGAGAACAAGATGCCAACACGCTTATAGGCATTATTCAAGAATATATTTAAATAGGTAGCCTTTTAAAGCTATATCCTTTTTCTGAAAAGTAGACAAGTACTTTAGGTAGTGCATGCATAAGGTTTTTAGAAGCTTTCACACTATCATGGAATACAATAATACTTCCTGGCCTTGCTTCATTAATAACATTGTTATAACAGGTTTCTGGAGCTGTTTCTTTTTCCCAGTCAAAAGACAAAATACTCCAAGTAACAACCGTATACCCTAATGCTTTCAAGGTTTTCCCTTGACTTGGTTTTATTTGTCCATAAGGCGGTCTAAATAAGCATGATGGATGAGCGTCTTGCATAGCAACTTCAGATTTTTCCAATTCAAAATTAATAATTGTTTGTGCTTCACGGATATCCGAAATATAATTTTCTACTGTTGTGCGCCAACCTTTTAAATGCGTATTCGAATGGTTCCCAACGCGATGACCTTCATTCAGAATATTATGAAAAATTTCGGGATGTTTCTGAATGTTATTGCCAATACAGAAAAATGTTGCTTTTGCTTGATATTGCTTTAAAGTATCTAGTGTCCATTGGGTAATTTCTGGTGTCGGACCATCATCAAACGTCAGGTATAACACCTTTTCAGAAGTAGAAAACTCCCAAACATAGTCTGGGAGTATTTTTTTTATAATCGTTGGTGTTTTAACAGGAACAATTCCCATATAGTTTATTCTTCTGGTGCAATACTTATAGTATCTGATTGCAGCATGTCAACATCTATTGGTTCTGGTCGTTCTTCTATTTCGGGTTCAACATCAGGAACGTCATCACCACCATAAAAGTGACTAAATAGATTTAAGAAATTTGAAAACGTCTTGGTTTCGGTTTTAGCAAATTCTTTATCATAGGTAATCACAACATCCACAATACTCTTATAGCGTTCAATATCGGTATAAATTTTCTCGAACACATAGCGTTGCTGCTCTTCATCAAGCTTGCTATAATAGGTCAAGTTTTCTTGATATTTTTCAGCGACATCCATAAAGAGCTTACGTGCCTTCTCTTGAGAATCAACCTCATAATAAGCACTAATATAGGGTTCTAACAAGGTATAATAACCAAAGTAATCTACTGGCATATTATCCATAGCAATGTCAGCAATCTCTTCGGCTTTTTCTGGTTGATCTTCATTAATTAATTGTTCAATTAAACGGGCAAGATTTCCGCGATAGGTAATGGAGTTTTTACGTGTTTCCACATCGTGATAAATATCGGGACTTCCGCTATTTCCCCAATCCCAGTTTTTAACCTTGTTATACATAAAATCACTGTCAACGCGACCCATATCGAAAGGATTGGCTCTGTTAACTGGTGTTTTTATTGGAACTAATTTATAAACCATGCCATCTAATTGTAAGTAATCTTTCATCCAGATGTAATCGTCGTTTCCAAAAGCACCACCTGTAAAATAAATAGGACGTTTCCAGTCGTTGGTAGCAATGATATCCAACATTAACAAACGATTTTTATAAATGGCACCATCGGTAATTCTGATATCCACATAGTCTTCAATTTTATCGGCATCCTTCTCTTTAACGATACCGTATTTCAAGACATTTTCTTTGTTTACTGGCACGCGAATATTTTCAACTGGAAAATAATTCGACTTCTGATATTGAATCGGATAATAACTTGGGTCCTCGCCTCGCATTTGTAAAATGTAACTCATTTTTGTTTTCGGATTATCACTGCTAACGAAATCCATAAAGTCCTTAATAAGCAAGGTATCCTTGTTCATAACGGGTTGCAGTCTTCCTTGTGCATCTCTATATTCAATTTGTTTAGGAACATAGTCGCGCGTACCCGAACGGTATTGTTCATGTGTTAATGTTGAAGGAATAGGGTCACTATCATACGCTTTACGTTTCATTTGGTCTATATACCAATCCGTTTGGAATAAACTGGTGTTTACTACACGAACATCGGTTCTGTAGCCTTCAATTTCTTGGGCATACCATAACGCGAAGGTATCATTATCACCAATGGAGAATAAAATACCGTTTTCTTCACAAGAATCCAGATACATTTTTGCCATGGCACGCGCTGTATATTTATCAGAACGGTCATGATCATCCCAGTTATTAGCCGCTAAAATTCCTGGAACAAGAATTAGACATAAAATGGTAACGGCTGGCGCTAAGGCTTTCGATTTGATTTTTGTTTTAAGCATATCCACTATAGCATAAACACCAAAACCTATCCACAGCGCAAACACGTAAAAGGAGCCAACTAAAGAATAATCTCGTTCTCGTGGTTCAAACGGTCTCACATTGGTATACACTTGAATGGCTAATCCTGTAAATAGGAAGAAAACCAACATCACCCAGAATAGTTTTTTATCTTTATTGTAAAGAAAGAATAAACCTATGACGCCAAGTATAAAAGGTAAGAAGAAATAGGTGTTTCGCGCTTTGTTGTTTTTTACATCGCTAGGTAAATCGGTTTGTGGTAGTCCTAAATGCCATTCGTCAATAAACCCAATGCCACTTAACCAGTTGCCATTAAAATCATCAAGTTTCCCTTGAACATCATTTTGGCGTCCTACAAAATTCCACATAAAATAACGCCAATACATATAGCCTAATTGGTATTCTAGCATATAGGCAACATTGCTTCCTAATGACGGTTTTTCTACATCAATAATCTGACTATTTTGACTCAAAAATTTGTGGTAATCCTCATAATCTACCATGCCGTTGGCAATTTCATTTTTGAAGTTGTTAACGGCAGCGCGAAGCTCGTTATCCATTTGGTATTCAGGTTTCAGTTTGAAATCCAAATACCCAGTAAAAATCATATAATTTTCAGCATTTTCGCCACTCCACATACGTGGTAGAATGGAGGCGTGTTCCGAATTGTAATTCTGGCGAGCTTTTTCCCAGTCGTTTATAATAACGTACTTTCCAGTTTTTAAGTCTTTTTCGTAGTTTGGCTTGTCATCAATATACGGTTCGTTTTCGTCTAAACCAGAATATTGATCGGTAAATTGTGGTCCATAAAACAAATGGGTTTCGGGATATTGTTCTAAATTATAATAAGCCAGAAGTTCGCGTGCATCACTAGGGTCGTTTTCATTAATTACCACATCGGCATTGGCACGAATAGGTAGCATAAGCCATGACGAAAAACCTATTATAACAAAGGTAATACAAAGTAAACCGGTATTAAGATGTTTGTAATTTTTGTTATGTGTATATTTTAATCCGAAATAAACTAATGCAATCAATGCAATACTAGCAAAGATAGTTCCCGAGTGAAATGGTAATCCGAAGGAATTGACGAAGAAAATTTCAGTTGCACTAAAAATACGTAGAATATTAGGTGCTAATAATTTAAAGATAAAAAGTAGAATAGCTATAGATACTACATTGGCAATAATGAAGTTTTTTATAGTAACCGTTTTATAATTTTTGAAATAATAAATTAATCCAATAGCAGGAATGGTTAATAATCCCATAAAGTGAACACCAAAGGACAGTCCAATAATAAAAGCTATTAGAATGAGCCAACGGTTTCCTCTAGGGTTGTCCATATCACGTTCCCAACGAAGGCCAAGCCAGAATAAAACAGACATAATTAAAGTGGCCATGGCGTAAACTTCCGTTTCAACGGCATTAAACCAAAACGAATCGGTAAATGTAAACGCTAAACTTCCTACTAAGGCACTCCCTAAAATTGCAATTTTTTGAGTTTTGTTAAGTGTCTCTGCTTCGCCAACTAACTTTCTTAATAAAAGTGTGATGGTAAAAAACATGAATAAAATAGTAAATGCACTTGCTACCGCACTCATCATATTTAGCATAAAACCAACTTGCGAAGGCTCCAAAGCAAACATAGAAAAGAAGGCACCAAACATTTGAAACAGTGGTGCTCCAGGTGGATGGCCAACTTGTAATTTGGCTGATGTTAGGATGTATTCACCTGCATCCCAAAAGCTTACAGTTGGCTCAACTGTTAGTCCGAATGTGATGAATGCGACTAAAAAAGCGAACCATCCTAAAATAGTATTCCACTTTTTAAAGCTAATATGTGTCATGTAATTGCAATTTTTAGATGAGGCGAATTTAACAATAAATATCAAATTTGACATGCTTTTAAGGAAACGTTAAGTATTTAGATAATTTTTTATTCAAAAAATGCTTGCGCAAATAAATAATTGTTTTAAATTTGCATCCTCAATACGAGATTGGCCTATGGTGTAACTGGTAACACGTTGGTTTTTGGTACCAAAGAGTCTAGGTTCGAGACCTAGTGGGCCAACTAGTTAAAGAGAATCCTAATCATTTTTATGGTTAGGATTTTTTGATTTTAGTCGGTAATGATTAATGTGCTTCTTTTTTTTAATAGAAACTAATCATGCGCTTTGCTGACTGTAGAATCATAATTTAAACAAAAAGCCTCCGATTAATTCGGAGGCTTTCATGGTTATATAACTTTTTGGTCATTATATTTTAAAAGTAACCACTGGTCGTTTGGCGTGGTTTACTAAGTCTTCGCTAATACTGCCATTGAAGAAATGAGCAATACCTTGTCTGCCGTGTGTACTAATACCTATTAAATCGGCTCCCACAACGTGCGAGAAGTTTAAGATTCCTTTTTCAACGCTGTCATCATTATATATGGAAATGGTGTAATTTTCAAAGTCATTACCCGATATAAAATCTAATATTCTGCCTTTAGCGACATCTGTCGTTACAAAGTTGTTAGCGGTATTTACAAATAGTAAATGAATTTTTGCGTCTAAAGCTTCCGCTAATTTAATAGCTTGTTTGTATGTTCCTTTATTATCATTTTTAAAATCTGAAGCAAAAACAAAATCGTTTATTTCAAAATTGTCATGCTCGTTTTTAATCACGAGAACAGGTGATTCAGCAGTTCTCACCACTTTCTCAGTGTTGGAACCAATAAACATTTCTTTAAAACCATTGGCACCATGAGAACCCATAACAATTAAGTCAATTCCATGTTCCTTACAGGTGTTTGTAATGCCTGTAAATGTTTGATTAAAATCTACTGTTTCGTGAACAACTATATCATTTAAGTAATCTTGAGACATCGTTTTTTCAAATTTTTGATGCGCTAATTTCATAAAAAACATGGCTTCGGGTAACTCACTATAGTGGCTTAAAGCATCCACCTGATCTAATGGAAGCTCCAACATGTGGAGTAAATAAATTTCACTATCATGTTTTTTTGCTAATTGAGCGGCGACTTTTAAAGCCTGTTCTGCTTCTTTTGAAAAATCGGTAGGAACAAGAATTTTTTTCATAGGATGGTTTTTTTTATCTGTTGGTTTCAATCACTAATTTAAGAATAAAAATTGATATTTCATTCATTATGGAATTCAATAAAATTATTGTATATTTGCAGCGTTGTAAGAAAAAGAATAAATGAGGGGACCTGAAGTCCCCTCTTTTTATACCAATTTTTTGTATCAAATATGTTAAGAAAAACTGTAGAAACCTTATTGAATGATGCCCTTGAGGAGCGAGAAGATTTATTTCTAATCGATTTTACCATGGGCGAAGACAATTCTATTTCAATTATTATAGATGGCGATCATGGTGTAACCGTTGATGATTGCGTGTTTATTAGTCGTGCTATTGAGCATAATATTGATCGAGAAGAACATGATTTTTCATTAGAAGTAGCTTCAGGAGGTGCAACAGCGCCTTTAGTTCATACCAGACAATACAAGAAAAACATTGGTAGAGATTTAGAAATTAGAACAAAAGAAGAAGAAGTAACCGGCCAGCTTACAAAAGCAACCGATACACACATTACTTTAGCGTGGAAGGCAAGAGAGCCGAAACCTGTAGGTAAAGGAAAAGTAACAGTACAAAAAGAGGCAGAAATAGCCTATCAAGATATTGTAGAAGCAAAAGTTATGATAAAATTTTAATTCAAAGAGAGATATGGAGAATCTTGCGTTAATTGACTCATTTTCGGAGTTTAAAGACGATAAATTAATCGATCGTGTAACGTTAATGGCGATTTTAGAAGACGTTTTTAGAAACGCCCTTAAGAAGAAGTTTGGTGATGATGATAATTTTGATATTATTATTAATCCAGATAAAGGCGATTTAGAAATATGGAGAAATCGTATAGTTGTTGCAGATGGTGAAGTAGAAGAGCCAAATCAAGAAATTTCATTATCGGAAGCTCGAAAAATTGAGCCAGATTTTGAAGTAGGTGAAGACGTATCAGAAGAAGTAAAACTAATTGATTTAGGACGTCGTTCAATATTAGCATTAAGACAAAACTTAATTTCTAAAATACACGAACACGATAACACGAATATCTATAAGCAATTTAAAGATTTAGTTGGTGAAATTTATACAGCAGAAGTGCATCATATTCGTCACAGAGCTGTAATTTTGTTAGATGATGATGGGAATGAAATTATTCTTCCAAAAGAAAAACAAATTCCTTCAGATTTCTTTAGAAAAGGAGATAACGTTCGTGGTATTATAGAAAGTGTTGAGCTTAAAGGTAATAAGCCAGCTATTATTATGTCTAGAACAGCGCCTGTATTTTTAGAGAAGTTGTTTGAGCAGGAAATACCAGAAGTTTTTGATGGTTTAATTACAATTAAAAATGTGGTGCGTATTCCAGGAGAGAAAGCCAAAGTAGCGGTGGACTCTTATGATGATAGAATAGATCCAGTTGGAGCTTGTGTAGGTATGAAAGGTTCTAGAATTCACGGAATTGTTCGCGAATTAGGAAACGAAAATATTGACGTTATTAATTACACAAGCAACTTGCAATTATATATTACAAGAGCATTAAGTCCAGCACGTGTAACATCCATCAAAATTGATGAAGAAAACAAACGTGCCGAAGCTATATTAAAACCAGAAGAGGTTAGTAAAGCCATTGGACGTGGTGGTCATAACATCCGTTTAGCAGGCCAATTAACGGGCTACGAGATTGATGTATTTAGAGAGGGAGCTGAGGAAGATGTGGAATTATCAGAATTCCGCGATGAAATTGAACCTTGGATTATTAAAGAATTTAGTAAAGTTGGTTTAGATACAGCTAAGAGTATACTAGAACAAGATGTTCAGGACTTGGTTAAGAGAACCGATTTAGAAGAAGAAACAATTATTGAAATAATTAGAATTCTTAAAGAAGAATTCGAAGATTAACATATATTAGGTTATATTAAAGGCGATTTATGGCTGAAACAATTAGATTA
Above is a window of Bizionia sp. M204 DNA encoding:
- a CDS encoding metallophosphoesterase yields the protein MSRWIIALIIFSVVIFVVEFYAFQALKAITKNKLIKGIWIISAIAIYAYFLYVLYITPRSAGQTNTFQLAAGFMLTFLIPKLFLVVIMFGEDVFRVFRKGYSWVSPGVTADFESRRIFIAKIALGLAAIPFASFIYGIVQGRYNYKVLKYHLTFNDLPEAFDGFKITQISDIHSGSFTSKEKIQYGVDLINQQETDLMLFTGDLVNNMATEMDDWIDMFKTLDAPYGKFSVLGNHDYGDYVEWDSAEDKVKNFQAVKDIHPKIGFDLLLDEHRYIEKDGQRLALIGVENWGKGFNQAGDLQKASANVSKEDFKILMTHDPSHWEYQVKADDFNYHLTLSGHTHGLQMGIEIPGWFKWSPSQYIYKQWAGLYQEFGRYINVNRGFGYHAFPGRVGIWPEVTVIELKKGVKNA
- a CDS encoding co-chaperone YbbN, producing the protein MSKFGELIDVNIPVLLDFFTEWNDQSTAMHAVLRDVAAALGDKAKVIKIDVDKNKELAEALRVKGLPTLIIYKNGEMKWRHSGEQDANTLIGIIQEYI
- a CDS encoding polysaccharide deacetylase family protein, yielding MGIVPVKTPTIIKKILPDYVWEFSTSEKVLYLTFDDGPTPEITQWTLDTLKQYQAKATFFCIGNNIQKHPEIFHNILNEGHRVGNHSNTHLKGWRTTVENYISDIREAQTIINFELEKSEVAMQDAHPSCLFRPPYGQIKPSQGKTLKALGYTVVTWSILSFDWEKETAPETCYNNVINEARPGSIIVFHDSVKASKNLMHALPKVLVYFSEKGYSFKRLPI
- a CDS encoding protein O-mannosyl-transferase family, with the protein product MTHISFKKWNTILGWFAFLVAFITFGLTVEPTVSFWDAGEYILTSAKLQVGHPPGAPLFQMFGAFFSMFALEPSQVGFMLNMMSAVASAFTILFMFFTITLLLRKLVGEAETLNKTQKIAILGSALVGSLAFTFTDSFWFNAVETEVYAMATLIMSVLFWLGLRWERDMDNPRGNRWLILIAFIIGLSFGVHFMGLLTIPAIGLIYYFKNYKTVTIKNFIIANVVSIAILLFIFKLLAPNILRIFSATEIFFVNSFGLPFHSGTIFASIALIALVYFGLKYTHNKNYKHLNTGLLCITFVIIGFSSWLMLPIRANADVVINENDPSDARELLAYYNLEQYPETHLFYGPQFTDQYSGLDENEPYIDDKPNYEKDLKTGKYVIINDWEKARQNYNSEHASILPRMWSGENAENYMIFTGYLDFKLKPEYQMDNELRAAVNNFKNEIANGMVDYEDYHKFLSQNSQIIDVEKPSLGSNVAYMLEYQLGYMYWRYFMWNFVGRQNDVQGKLDDFNGNWLSGIGFIDEWHLGLPQTDLPSDVKNNKARNTYFFLPFILGVIGLFFLYNKDKKLFWVMLVFFLFTGLAIQVYTNVRPFEPRERDYSLVGSFYVFALWIGFGVYAIVDMLKTKIKSKALAPAVTILCLILVPGILAANNWDDHDRSDKYTARAMAKMYLDSCEENGILFSIGDNDTFALWYAQEIEGYRTDVRVVNTSLFQTDWYIDQMKRKAYDSDPIPSTLTHEQYRSGTRDYVPKQIEYRDAQGRLQPVMNKDTLLIKDFMDFVSSDNPKTKMSYILQMRGEDPSYYPIQYQKSNYFPVENIRVPVNKENVLKYGIVKEKDADKIEDYVDIRITDGAIYKNRLLMLDIIATNDWKRPIYFTGGAFGNDDYIWMKDYLQLDGMVYKLVPIKTPVNRANPFDMGRVDSDFMYNKVKNWDWGNSGSPDIYHDVETRKNSITYRGNLARLIEQLINEDQPEKAEEIADIAMDNMPVDYFGYYTLLEPYISAYYEVDSQEKARKLFMDVAEKYQENLTYYSKLDEEQQRYVFEKIYTDIERYKSIVDVVITYDKEFAKTETKTFSNFLNLFSHFYGGDDVPDVEPEIEERPEPIDVDMLQSDTISIAPEE
- a CDS encoding universal stress protein: MKKILVPTDFSKEAEQALKVAAQLAKKHDSEIYLLHMLELPLDQVDALSHYSELPEAMFFMKLAHQKFEKTMSQDYLNDIVVHETVDFNQTFTGITNTCKEHGIDLIVMGSHGANGFKEMFIGSNTEKVVRTAESPVLVIKNEHDNFEINDFVFASDFKNDNKGTYKQAIKLAEALDAKIHLLFVNTANNFVTTDVAKGRILDFISGNDFENYTISIYNDDSVEKGILNFSHVVGADLIGISTHGRQGIAHFFNGSISEDLVNHAKRPVVTFKI
- the rimP gene encoding ribosome assembly cofactor RimP, yielding MLRKTVETLLNDALEEREDLFLIDFTMGEDNSISIIIDGDHGVTVDDCVFISRAIEHNIDREEHDFSLEVASGGATAPLVHTRQYKKNIGRDLEIRTKEEEVTGQLTKATDTHITLAWKAREPKPVGKGKVTVQKEAEIAYQDIVEAKVMIKF
- the nusA gene encoding transcription termination factor NusA; this translates as MENLALIDSFSEFKDDKLIDRVTLMAILEDVFRNALKKKFGDDDNFDIIINPDKGDLEIWRNRIVVADGEVEEPNQEISLSEARKIEPDFEVGEDVSEEVKLIDLGRRSILALRQNLISKIHEHDNTNIYKQFKDLVGEIYTAEVHHIRHRAVILLDDDGNEIILPKEKQIPSDFFRKGDNVRGIIESVELKGNKPAIIMSRTAPVFLEKLFEQEIPEVFDGLITIKNVVRIPGEKAKVAVDSYDDRIDPVGACVGMKGSRIHGIVRELGNENIDVINYTSNLQLYITRALSPARVTSIKIDEENKRAEAILKPEEVSKAIGRGGHNIRLAGQLTGYEIDVFREGAEEDVELSEFRDEIEPWIIKEFSKVGLDTAKSILEQDVQDLVKRTDLEEETIIEIIRILKEEFED